The following are encoded in a window of Sebastes umbrosus isolate fSebUmb1 chromosome 7, fSebUmb1.pri, whole genome shotgun sequence genomic DNA:
- the bicra gene encoding BRD4-interacting chromatin-remodeling complex-associated protein isoform X3 translates to MQPRCIKMLETRVVMDDEDGRCLLDVICDPEALNDFLHGSETILDTDDLLDGSSDPSSSFFSTTGGHVPEVQPAVQLSANEPAGLPRVSVDLDFLEDDDILGGSPGGEGGSNGIGTNHEPCDILQQSLAEANITEQSLQEAEAELDLGSFGIPGLTQVVQTLPDTSLSGAGGAAVGVGIGVGVGGAAAIFPGSAASATATPPHATADMLGSVLAQQGLQLQPQVMNKAINVQPFMGNVTLQPISSLQALPNGSQSGHLGIGQIQVVGQPTVMTINQSGQPILAKAMGGYQLHQSGPEVSGAGSQAGLGGSGGGLLIQGNKATLGSPALNGPAVCVSSTNSSSGVTMTAPAGLVGFGSTTLSSGIGPQTQTQGQIMQNVIIQRTPTPIQPKPPQGGAIQQKLFKQQQQQQHPQPAPQPLQNDAHKALGLQQIPVSAAQNVAFLTGKPGSNVVLTTQATTQGPQFQQTLFKQQAAQQSGKPLSVHLLNQQGSIVIPSQTVLQGQNHQFLLPQLQAGGQILTQHPGGHIITSQGPGGQLIANQINLSQMLTSQGHPGAAHILSGPIQLQSGQMGTPTLFQMPVSLAQSQNQTQTHTVSGHAQTVIQGMPIQNSLTMLSQVEGLSPAVSLQPALQPQPGGVPSSSSTGAATMAQGQPGECVTVLGSSTDQAAHPTQQHAPQSSILAMQPTSSVSTATTVPCSSPSMSVSTSSSVTAVGLVPHQAQHSPGRLLFTNQGSSMILSQESLQMFLQQEQHHQTENESTPSVGVPASVIVSSNSATAPAPTVHDNQLSDSWVGQSHSPSPGPSHMTAVVKQVPSSGHQQSLKIQGMPTSPALTTHATAAPVADRPQPSQSPLILSQQIQSPHHQQQSRPPSQPQPQSLTPSRSCTPSSHPQLFIVHNQMAESPQPAPQGQPQQTQTQQTHIQVQLQPQPRPASQPAPYQQDMPPMSQSPKPLPAPPAQHQFTAPPVNTSAAAVVKAPVPIQSVTAEQQHHLQLVGAQIQTLSAITQPSPQQKQLLEKLHQVQQNILLQAKQSAQPQPQATGQFSSQQDVPVDKVVIASSAGAGTPAQLLSVLQPTSVLVKTPATASSDLQVFSGGQGPAGAMVNQPVTPASLTQPAQVQPKPGVISSVGGMPLGQGGMQMQVIGASLSQMPAPQLQAPVQTQTTTMKMPFSAEPSKEARMLEQLRKQQGSVLHPNYSAPFHSVEDTLHRLLPYHLYQGTANSSQDYQQVDDEFETVSCQLLKRTQAMLDKYRYLLFAESKRLGPSAEMVMIDRMFIQEEKIALNQDRILARERPEEFVANARMLESGVSSQQKSSFAEATSVSGGVAAAVPAPAPATPAPAPHPNVTPNPPPAPTPSPSPAPASAPAPAPAPPPAPSASPFPSTKLVIKQGGGGASVSWSSSCPPTPAAAGRLADPTGQSSSFGRAPAASSSSSFNSQAADDDDAVPQRTSKPPIKTYEARRRIGLKLKIKQDQTGFSKVVHNTALDPVHTPQPQQSSQSVSQPQTQPQFEAAVPHPKSQPLSTPPATVIRTQSPVCTASSASSVTTATTQCNPPLRGNAPPNAAPSSSTSSSHTWSATSSSSSSSSSTQMNGTLDHHNVGRVKHNSASTATPSQTTCRLPLRKTYRENISPRVRPGVPGGGDESLSYPRPTPSPPRHEASSPPSERTVIASVKVEKRGREASHTESSHETGRLGSAMQGLDEMDEVFNRGIKTTQHHQPLDREGAKERKEEHTDQETDVSKYKRASGKNRHRAGGTFRMDQHAPGPPSPESSFTRDSLLPAKRCKSDSPDMDNASFSSGSPPDDSLNEHLQCAIDSILNLQQEPSARGHHIKGGNSRSHQHQSQRPGGSAASSHRPSVPPSSSASSSSSLAQHPQVGGRGHNGSLVPQTQSR, encoded by the exons ATGCAACCCAGATGCATCAAAATGCTGGAAACAAGAG TTGTCATGGATGATGAAGATGGCAGGTGCCTTCTAGATGTAATTTG TGACCCAGAAGCTCTCAATGACTTTCTTCATGGATCTGAGACCATT TTGGACACTGACGACCTATTGGATGGTTCGAGTGACCCCTCCAGCTCGTTCTTCTCTACCACTGGG GGCCATGTACCAGAGGTCCAGCCTGCAGTCCAGCTGTCGGCCAATGAGCCGGCAGGCCTACCCAGAGTCAGTGTTGACCTGGACTTCCTGGAGGATGATGACATCTTGGGAGGATCCCCAGGTGGCGAAGGTGGGAGCAATGGCATTGGGACAAATCACGAGCCATGTGACATCCTGCAGCAGAGCTTGGCTGAAGCCAACATCACAGAGCAGAGCTTACAGGAGGCAGAGGCTGAGCTGGACCTGGGCTCCTTTGGAATTCCAGGCCTCACGCAGGTGGTACAGACACTGCCTGATACCAGCCTCTCTGGTGCTGGGGGCGCTGCTGTTGGTGTAGGCATAGGTGTTGGTGTCGGGGGAGCAGCAGCAATTTTCCCTGGGTCAGCCGCGAGCGCCACTGCTACTCCTCCCCATGCCACAGCTGACATGCTGGGGTCAGTGCTTGCTCAGCAGGGCCTTCAACTCCAGCCACAGGTCATGAACAAGGCCATTAATGTTCAGCCATTTATGGGAAATGTGACGCTTCAACCCATTTCAAGTCTCCAAGCTCTTCCTAATGGGAGTCAGTCTGGACATTTGGGTATCGGACAGATTCAGGTTGTGGGTCAGCCTACAGTCATGACTATCAATCAGTCTGGGCAGCCAATCCTGGCTAAAGCCATGGGTGGTTACCAGCTGCACCAGTCTGGGCCAGAGGTATCAGGTGCTGGTTCTCAGGCGGGGCTCGGAGGCTCAGGGGGCGGACTTCTGATCCAAGGTAACAAAGCCACTTTGGGATCTCCAGCTTTAAATGGACCGGCTGTTTGTGTCAGcagcacaaacagcagcagtggcGTTACAATGACCGCTCCTGCTGGGCTCGTGGGCTTCGGCAGCACCACTCTAAGTTCAGGAATCGGACCCCAGACGCAAACGCAAGGCCAAATCATGCAGAACGTGATCATCCAGCGCACACCAACACCCATTCAGCCTAAACCCCCTCAGGGGGGAGCCATCCAACAGAAACTCTtcaaacagcaacagcagcagcagcacccacAGCCAGCACCCCAACCCCTGCAAAACGATGCCCACAAGGCTCTAGGGCTGCAGCAAATTCCAGTTTCTGCTGCTCAGAATGTAGCCTTCCTGACAGGAAAGCCAGGCTCTAATGTTGTCCTGACTACTCAAGCCACAACACAAGGCCCTCAGTTTCAACAAACCCTGTTCAAGCAACAAGCAGCACAACAATCGGGCAAGCCTCTCAGTGTACACCTGTTAAACCAACAAGGCAGCATCGTTATTCCCTCTCAGACAGTTCTGCAAGGTCAGAATCACCAGTTTCTCTTGCCACAGCTACAAGCAGGTGGGCAGATCCTGACCCAGCACCCTGGGGGGCACATCATAACTAGTCAGGGTCCTGGTGGACAGCTCATCGCAAACCAGATCAACTTGAGTCAGATGTTGACTTCACAGGGCCACCCTGGGGCTGCCCACATCCTCTCCGGACCCATTCAGCTCCAGTCTGGCCAGATGGGCACACCCACCCTCTTTCAGATGCCTGTCTCATTGGCTCAGAGTCAAAACCAGACGCAGACCCATACTGTCTCAGGTCATGCCCAGACAGTCATACAGGGCATGCCGATCCAGAACTCCCTGACCATGCTCAGTCAGGTGGAGGGGCTGAGCCCCGCAGTCAGCCTTCAACCAGCCCTGCAACCTCAGCCGGGTGGAgtccccagcagcagcagcaccggagCAGCGACCATGGCTCAAGGCCAGCCTGGAGAGTGTGTCACCGTGCTGGGTAGCTCCACAGACCAGGCTGCTCATCCCACTCAGCAGCACGCACCGCAATCCTCTATCCTCGCCATGCAACCGACTTCCTCCGTGTCCACGGCTACCACCGTACCCTGCTCTTCTCCGTCCATGTCCGTGtccacctcttcctctgtcACAGCAGTGGGGCTGGTCCCCCATCAGGCTCAGCACAGTCCAGGGAGGTTACTGTTCACCAACCAGGGCTCCAGTATGATCCTGAGCCAGGAGTCTCTGCAGATGTTCCTGCAACAG GAGCAGCACCACCAAACAGAGAATGAGTCAACCCCCTCTGTGGGCGTACCAGCGTCCGTAATCGTCAGCAGCAACAGCGCCACTGCTCCGGCCCCCACTGTCCATGACAACCAATTAAGTGACTCTTGGGTGGGTCAGAGCCACAGCCCTTCCCCTGGCCCTTCCCACATGACAGCAGTGGTAAAGCAG GTACCCTCCAGTGGACATCAGCAGTCCCTGAAGATCCAGGGCATGCCCACCTCACCGGCATTGACCACTCACGCCACAGCGGCCCCAGTGGCAGACAGACCCCAGCCTTCCCAGTCTCCTCTCATTCTGAGCCAGCAGATCCAGTCGCCTCACCATCAACAGCAGTCGCGTCCTCCCTCTCAGCCTCAGCCACAGTCTCTAACTCCCTCCCGCTCATGCACACCTTCATCTCACCCTCAGCTCTTTATTGTCCACAACCAAATGGCAGAGTCCCCCCAACCCGCTCCACAGGGCCAGCCGCAGCAGACGCAGACCCAGCAGACACACATTCAAGTTCAGCTTCAGCCTCAGCCACGACCGGCCTCTCAGCCTGCCCCTTACCAACAAGATATGCCTCCTATGTCGCAGTCCCCCAAGCCTCTTCCTGCACCACCCGCACAGCACCAGTTTACCGCTCCTCCTGTCAACACGTCTGCCGCTGCTGTAGTTAAAGCCCCGGTTCCCATCCAGAGCGTGACAGCggagcagcagcaccacctgcAATTAGTAGGAGCGCAAATTCAGACCCTGTCGGCCATCACCCAGCCCTCACCTCAGCAGAAGCAGCTGCTGGAGAAGCTACACCAG GTCCAGCAGAACATCCTGCTGCAGGCCAAGCAGTCTGCTCAGCCTCAGCCTCAAGCCACCGGTCAGTTCAGCTCCCAGCAAGATGTGCCTGTTGACAAAGTGGTGATTGCATCATCAGCCGGCGCTGGTACACCTGCTCAGCTTCTCTCAGTGCTGCAGCCGACGTCGGTGCTCGTCAAAACTCCTGCTACAG CATCAAGTGACTTACAGGTATTCTCAGGAGGCCAAGGGCCAGCTGGAGCTATGGTGAATCAGCCTGTCACTCCTGCCAGCCTTACTCAGCCTGCACAG GTTCAGCCAAAGCCAGGGGTGATCAGCTCGGTCGGAGGGATGCCTCTGGGGCAAGGTGGGATGCAGATGCAGGTGATAGGAGCTAGTCTTTCTCAAATGCCTGCTCCACAGCTCCAAGCTCCAGTACAAACTCAG ACAACAACAATGAAGATGCCTTTCAGTGCAGAGCCCAGCAAAGAAGCCAG GATGCTAGAACAGCTGAGGAAACAGCAGGGTTCAGTGCTTCACCCAAACTACAGTGCTCCTTTCCACTCTGTTGAGGACACACTGCACAGACTGCTGCCTTACCATCTCTACCAGGGAACTGCCAACTCTTCTCAAGACTATCAACAAG TGGATGATGAATTTGAGACGGTCTCCTGCCAACTGCTGAAAAGGACCCAGGCCATGCTGGATAAGTATCGCTACCTGCTCTTCGCCGAGTCGAAA AGACTCGGCCCCTCGGCAGAGATGGTGATGATCGACCGGATGTTCATTCAGGAGGAGAAGATAGCGTTGAATCAGGACAGGATTTTGGCCAGAGAGAGACCAG AGGAGTTTGTGGCAAACGCGCGCATGTTGGAGAGTGGAGTTTCATCCCAACAGAAATCATCTTTTGCTGAGGCCACATCAGTGAGCGGAGGCGTGGCTGCTGCTGTCCCTGCTCCCGCACCTGCAACTCCTGCTCCAGCCCCTCACCCAAACGTCACCCCAAACCCTCCTCCTGCACCCACCCCGTCTCCATCTCCAGCCCCTGCTTCAGCTCCGGCTCCCGCTCCAGCACCTCCTCCCGCCCCGTCCGCCTCCCCTTTCCCCTCTACCAAACTAGTAATAAAGCAGGGTGGGGGCGGAGCCTCTGTGTCCTGGTCCAGCAGCTGTCCCCCAACTCCAGCTGCAGCGGGCAGGCTGGCCGACCCCACCGGCCAGAGCTCCTCCTTCGGTCGTGCTCCGGCGGcatcctcctcttcgtccttcAACTCTCAAGCGGCCGACGACGACGACGCTGTCCCGCAGAGAACCAGCAAACCGCCTATCAAGACCTACGAGGCTCGCAGGAGGATCGGCTTGAAGCTGAAGATCAAGCAGGATCAAACGGGGTTCAGTAAGGTGGTCCACAACACTGCCTTAGACCCGGTGCACACACCTCAACCTCAGCAGAGCAGCCAGTCCGTATCCCAGCCTCAGACTCAGCCCCAGTTCGAAGCTGCTGTACCGCACCCTAAGTCCCAGCCTCTATCGACTCCTCCTGCTACAGTCATCAGAACTCAGTCCCCCGTATGCACTGCTTCTTCTGCCTCATCCGTCACCACAGCAACCACTCAGTGTAACCCACCACTGAGAGGTAATGCTCCCCCCAATGCAGCCCCATCTTCCTCTACCTCTTCCTCTCATACTTGGTCcgccacctcttcctcctcgtcctcctcctcctccactcaaATGAACGGCACGTTGGATCACCACAACGTGGGTCGGGTCAAACACAATTCTGCCTCCACTGCCACTCCCTCACAGACAACGTGCCGTCTCCCCCTTCGAAAAACCTACCGGGAAAACATTAGTCCCCGGGTGAGACCTGGTGTCCCAGGGGGAGGAGACGAAAGCTTGTCCTACCCCAGACCCACACCATCGCCCCCCAGGCACGAGGCCTCATCTCCCCCCTCCGAGCGGACAGTTATAGCCAGCGTGAAGGTGGAGAAAAGAGGAAGGGAGGCCTCGCACACAGAGTCGAGTCACGAAACGGGCCGTTTAGGGAGTGCAATGCAGGGGCTGGACGAAATGGACGAGGTGTTTAACCGTGGTATCAAAACCACACAGCACCATCAGCCCCTAGACAGGGAGGGAGcgaaggagagaaaggaggagcaCACAGACCAAGAGACGGATGTAAGTAAATACAAGAGGGCGAGTGGGAAAAATAGACACAGGGCAGGTGGGACGTTCAGAATGGACCAGCACGCCCCTGGGCCTCCGTCTCCGGAGTCCTCCTTCACACGAGACTCTTTGCTTCCTGCCAAACGCTGCAAGTCGGACTCCCCCGACATGGACAATGCCAGCTTCTCCAGCGGCAGCCCTCCGGATGACTCTCTGAACGAGCACCTGCAGTGTGCCATCGACAGCATCCTAAACCTGCAGCAGGAGCCCTCCGCCCGCGGGCACCACATTAAAGGGGGCAACAGCAGGTCCCACCAACACCAAAGCCAGCGCCCGGGGGGCTCGGCAGCCTCATCCCATAGACCCTCAGTAccgccctcctcctctgcttcctcgtcctcctccttgGCCCAGCACCCTCAGGTCGGTGGCCGCGGCCACAACGGCAGCCTGGTGCCCCAGACTCAAAGCAGATAA